In the genome of Coturnix japonica isolate 7356 chromosome Z, Coturnix japonica 2.1, whole genome shotgun sequence, one region contains:
- the NSA2 gene encoding ribosome biogenesis protein NSA2 homolog: MPQNEYIELHRKRYGYRLDYHEKKRKKEGREPHERSRKAKKMIGLKAKLYHKQRHAEKIQMKKTIKMHEKRNTKEKNEDKTPKGAVPAYLLDREGQSRAKVLSNMIKQKRKEKAGKWEVPVPKVRAQGETEVLKVIRTGKRKKKAWKRMVTKVCFVGDGFTRKPPKYERFIRPMGLRFKKAHVTHPELKATFCLPILGVKKNPSSPLYTSLGVITKGTVIEVNVSELGLVTQGGKVIWGKYAQVTNNPENDGCINAVLLV; the protein is encoded by the exons ATG CCGCAGAACGAGTACATCGAGTTACACCGCAAGCGGTACGGATATCGGCTGGATTACCatgaaaagaagaggaagaaagaagggcGAGAGCCTCACGAGCGCTCCAGGAAGGCCAAGAAGATGATAGGGCTGAAGGCTAAGCTGTACCACAAACAGCGGCACGCCGAGAAGATCCAGATGAAGAAGAC aattaaaatgcacgaaaagagaaatacaaaggaaaagaatgaggaTAAGACTCCTAAAGGAGCTGTACCAGCGTACCTGCTGGACAGAGAGGGCCAGTCCCGGGCTAAGGTTCTCTCTAACATGATCAAACAGAAGcgaaaagaaaaagct GGCAAATGGGAGGTTCCTGTGCCAAAGGTCCGTGCACAGGGAGAGACTGAAGTTTTAAAAGTGATTCGtactggaaagagaaagaagaaggcCTGGAAGAGAATGGTTacaaaagtttgttttgttggagaTGGCTTTACCAGGAAACCTCCGAAGTATGAGCGATTCATTCGACCAATG GGCTTACGTTTCAAGAAGGCACATGTGACACATCCTGAACTTAAAGCTACTTTTTGCCTGCCTATCCTTGGTGTAAAAAAGAatccttcttctcctttgtaTACAAGTCTGGGTGTAATTACCAAAGGTACCGTCATTGAAGTGAACGTGAGTGAACTTGGTCTTGTGACGCAAGGGGGCAAAGTTATTTGGG gAAAATATGCACAAGTCACTAACAATCCAGAAAACGATGGCTGTATTAATGCAGTTCTGCTCGTCTAA